The Gordonia sp. KTR9 genome contains a region encoding:
- a CDS encoding amino acid ABC transporter permease produces the protein MNDVSLWESMGPELWPAFWVTIQLTFYSAIGSLVWGTILAAMRVSPVPVMRGFAEVYVNIVRNTPLTLVVLFCAIGLYQNLGLTFAPTIESNNFWLAVLAFVLYTSTFVCETLRSGFNTVPLGQAEAARSLGLSFTQVFGIIVLPQAIRSVIGPLGSVLIALTKNTTVASVIGVAEAAALMKTEIETYSDQLFVIFGVIAVGFMIITLSEGAVFGYLAKRLAVKR, from the coding sequence ATGAATGACGTCTCTCTGTGGGAGAGCATGGGTCCAGAGCTGTGGCCCGCCTTCTGGGTGACCATCCAGCTGACCTTCTACTCGGCGATCGGCTCGCTGGTCTGGGGCACGATCCTCGCGGCCATGCGGGTCTCCCCCGTGCCGGTGATGCGCGGGTTCGCCGAGGTCTATGTGAACATCGTCCGCAACACACCGCTGACACTGGTGGTGTTGTTCTGTGCGATCGGCCTGTACCAGAACCTGGGACTCACGTTCGCGCCGACGATCGAGTCGAACAACTTCTGGCTCGCCGTGTTGGCCTTCGTCCTGTACACGTCGACGTTCGTCTGTGAGACATTGCGGTCGGGCTTCAACACGGTCCCGCTCGGCCAGGCCGAAGCCGCTCGGTCCCTCGGTCTGTCGTTCACCCAGGTCTTCGGGATCATCGTGCTGCCGCAGGCGATCCGGTCGGTGATCGGCCCGCTGGGCAGTGTCCTGATCGCGCTCACCAAGAACACCACGGTCGCGTCGGTGATCGGCGTCGCCGAGGCGGCGGCGCTGATGAAGACCGAGATCGAGACCTACTCCGATCAGCTGTTCGTCATCTTCGGCGTCATCGCGGTCGGATTCATGATCATCACACTCAGCGAGGGTGCCGTCTTCGGCTACCTCGCCAAGCGACTGGCGGTGAAACGATGA
- a CDS encoding glutamate ABC transporter substrate-binding protein, with protein MRQVRTAGLILAVGALLATVLSACGSTEPRNLLDSIREGSVVLGVKFDQPGLGLYEPDGNVEGFDASVSRYVVNHIADDLGVPHPEVTWRETPSARREAMIDNGEVDLIAATYSINAARSKKVTFGGPYLVTYQGLMVRADDTSIDQLADLDKGKKLCSVTGSTPAQNVKAQLPAVQLQEYDSYSACVEALRRDKVDAVTTDEAILAGYSNFWEGEFKLVEMTYLKDACVKDALKTAGSPFSTERYGVGLALDDTASQEAVNKALDAMLAPAVDGESAWNAALRKALGNPYVDEIIARADRPDSKFPYLPDPGDLDFLDSPSTPCPPGLQ; from the coding sequence ATGAGACAGGTACGCACGGCCGGGTTGATCCTGGCAGTCGGCGCGCTGCTCGCCACCGTGCTGTCGGCGTGTGGCAGCACCGAACCCCGCAACCTGCTCGACTCCATCCGCGAGGGCTCGGTCGTGCTGGGCGTGAAGTTCGATCAGCCGGGTCTCGGTCTGTACGAACCGGACGGCAACGTCGAGGGATTCGACGCCTCGGTGTCGCGGTATGTCGTCAACCACATCGCCGACGACCTCGGTGTCCCCCATCCGGAGGTCACCTGGCGCGAGACGCCGTCGGCACGACGCGAGGCGATGATCGACAACGGCGAGGTCGACCTGATCGCGGCGACGTACTCGATCAACGCCGCCCGCTCGAAGAAGGTGACCTTCGGCGGCCCGTATCTCGTCACCTACCAGGGTCTGATGGTGCGCGCCGACGACACCTCGATCGACCAGCTCGCCGACCTCGACAAGGGCAAGAAGCTCTGTTCGGTGACCGGCTCGACGCCGGCGCAGAACGTGAAGGCACAGCTGCCCGCGGTCCAGTTGCAGGAATACGACTCCTATTCGGCGTGCGTCGAGGCGCTGCGACGCGACAAGGTCGACGCGGTGACCACCGATGAGGCGATCCTGGCCGGTTACTCCAACTTCTGGGAGGGCGAGTTCAAGCTCGTCGAGATGACCTACCTCAAGGACGCCTGCGTCAAGGATGCCCTGAAGACCGCGGGCAGCCCGTTCTCGACCGAGCGCTACGGCGTGGGGCTCGCCCTGGACGACACCGCGTCCCAGGAGGCCGTGAACAAGGCTCTCGACGCCATGCTCGCGCCTGCGGTCGACGGCGAGTCCGCGTGGAACGCCGCGCTGCGCAAGGCACTCGGCAACCCGTACGTGGACGAGATCATCGCCCGCGCGGACCGGCCGGACTCGAAGTTCCCGTACCTGCCCGACCCCGGCGACCTCGACTTCCTCGACTCGCCCTCCACACCGTGCCCGCCCGGGCTCCAGTGA
- a CDS encoding amino acid ABC transporter ATP-binding protein encodes MIAMRGVQKHFGSLHVLKDIDLEVPAGQVVVVLGPSGSGKSTLCRTINRLEPIDGGEILVEGEVLPAEGKDLARLRADVGMVFQSFNLFSHKTILDNVTLAPIKVRKKSKDEAGKRALELLERVGIASQKDKYPAQLSGGQQQRVAIARSLAMDPKIMLFDEPTSALDPEMVNEVLDVMVSLAKEGMTMVVVTHEMGFARKAADRIIFMADGAIIEDSDPETFFSNPSTDRARDFLGKILGH; translated from the coding sequence ATGATCGCGATGCGCGGGGTGCAGAAGCACTTCGGGTCGTTGCACGTCCTCAAGGACATCGATCTCGAGGTCCCCGCCGGTCAGGTCGTGGTGGTCCTCGGACCCTCCGGGTCGGGCAAGTCCACCCTCTGCCGCACGATCAACCGCCTCGAGCCGATCGACGGCGGTGAGATCCTCGTCGAGGGAGAGGTCCTGCCCGCCGAGGGCAAGGATCTCGCCCGGCTCCGTGCCGATGTCGGCATGGTCTTCCAGTCCTTCAATCTCTTCTCGCACAAGACGATTCTCGACAACGTCACCCTCGCACCGATCAAGGTGCGCAAGAAGAGCAAGGACGAGGCCGGCAAGCGCGCGCTCGAACTGCTCGAGCGGGTCGGCATCGCCAGTCAGAAGGACAAGTATCCCGCCCAGCTCTCCGGCGGCCAGCAGCAGCGGGTGGCGATCGCCCGCTCGCTGGCGATGGACCCCAAGATCATGCTGTTCGACGAGCCGACCTCCGCGCTCGACCCGGAGATGGTCAACGAGGTGCTCGACGTGATGGTGTCCCTCGCCAAAGAGGGCATGACGATGGTGGTGGTGACCCACGAGATGGGCTTCGCGCGCAAGGCCGCCGACCGCATCATCTTCATGGCCGACGGGGCGATCATCGAGGACTCCGACCCGGAGACCTTCTTCAGCAATCCCTCGACCGATCGCGCCCGGGACTTCCTCGGCAAGATCCTGGGGCACTGA
- the miaB gene encoding tRNA (N6-isopentenyl adenosine(37)-C2)-methylthiotransferase MiaB, with amino-acid sequence MSDRPEQAAPAARSYQVRTYGCQMNVHDSERIAGLLEDAGYVRAAEDDAADLVVFNTCAIRENADNKLYGNLSHLAPVKSDRPGMQIAVGGCLAQKDKDTVLSRAPWVDVVFGTHNIGSLPALLDRARHNDAAQVEILDALERFPSTLPAKRDSAYSGWVSVSVGCNNTCTFCIVPSLRGKEVDRRPGEVLAEVQALVDQGVVEVTLLGQNVNAYGMSFADPDQPRNRGAFAELLRACGDIGGLERVRFTSPHPAEFTDDVIEAMAQTPNVCPQLHMPLQSGSDRILRAMRRSYRQTKFLGILDKVREAMPHAAITTDIIVGFPGETEEDFQATLDVVERARFSSAFTFQYSPRPGTPAATMADQVPPDVVADRYRRLIALQERICLAENEALVGTEVELLVVADEGRKSAKTQRMTGRARDGRLVHFAPGTASGIRPGDIVHTQLTAAAPHHLIADSGVLAHRRTRAGDAHEQSRTPTTAPVGVGLGLPGVGAPAPVPADAGCGSACGS; translated from the coding sequence TTGTCGGATCGGCCTGAGCAGGCAGCACCCGCCGCGCGTAGCTATCAGGTTCGCACCTACGGCTGCCAGATGAACGTCCACGATTCCGAGCGGATCGCCGGTCTCCTCGAGGACGCGGGGTACGTGCGCGCCGCCGAGGACGACGCCGCCGATCTCGTCGTCTTCAACACCTGCGCGATCCGCGAGAACGCCGACAACAAGCTGTACGGCAACCTGTCTCATCTCGCGCCGGTCAAGTCGGACCGGCCGGGCATGCAGATCGCCGTCGGTGGATGCCTCGCCCAGAAGGACAAGGACACCGTGCTGTCGCGGGCGCCGTGGGTCGACGTCGTGTTCGGCACGCACAACATCGGATCGCTGCCCGCGCTGCTCGATCGTGCCCGCCACAACGACGCCGCCCAGGTCGAGATCCTCGATGCGCTCGAGCGGTTCCCGTCGACCCTCCCGGCCAAGCGGGACTCCGCCTACTCGGGCTGGGTGTCGGTGTCGGTCGGGTGCAACAACACCTGCACGTTCTGCATCGTGCCGTCGCTGCGTGGCAAGGAGGTCGACCGCCGGCCGGGTGAGGTGCTCGCCGAGGTGCAGGCCCTCGTCGACCAGGGCGTCGTCGAGGTGACCCTGCTCGGCCAGAATGTGAATGCCTACGGCATGTCCTTCGCCGACCCCGACCAGCCCCGCAATCGCGGTGCCTTCGCCGAGCTGCTGCGCGCGTGCGGTGACATCGGGGGGCTCGAACGCGTCCGGTTCACCTCCCCACATCCCGCCGAGTTCACCGACGATGTGATCGAGGCGATGGCGCAGACGCCGAACGTGTGTCCGCAACTGCACATGCCGCTGCAGTCCGGGTCGGATCGGATCCTGCGCGCGATGCGCCGCAGCTACCGGCAGACGAAGTTCCTGGGCATCCTCGACAAGGTCCGCGAGGCCATGCCGCATGCGGCGATCACGACCGACATCATCGTCGGATTCCCCGGCGAGACCGAGGAGGACTTCCAGGCCACCCTCGACGTCGTCGAGCGGGCCCGCTTCTCGAGTGCTTTCACCTTCCAGTACTCGCCCCGCCCCGGCACCCCCGCCGCGACGATGGCCGACCAGGTCCCGCCCGACGTGGTCGCCGACCGCTACCGCAGACTCATCGCGTTGCAGGAGCGGATCTGCCTGGCGGAGAACGAGGCACTGGTCGGGACCGAGGTTGAGTTGCTCGTCGTCGCCGACGAGGGGCGCAAGTCGGCGAAGACACAGCGCATGACCGGTAGGGCGCGCGACGGCCGGCTGGTGCACTTCGCACCCGGCACGGCGTCGGGCATCCGCCCCGGCGACATCGTGCACACGCAACTCACCGCGGCCGCGCCGCACCATCTGATCGCCGATTCAGGCGTCCTCGCGCATCGCCGGACCCGCGCCGGCGACGCGCACGAACAGAGCCGCACCCCCACCACCGCGCCCGTCGGCGTCGGGCTCGGACTGCCGGGGGTCGGTGCCCCCGCTCCGGTGCCGGCCGACGCCGGTTGCGGCAGTGCCTGTGGCAGCTGA
- a CDS encoding Rv2732c family membrane protein: MTMSDPDKKPGPDKKSDTEKKSDTEKSTFAEYESDLRKAERRVAGEIDPGARAVVVAVAVVLAMVSMVLPHTGSVTGLDVLTFTPEAAAERVTIVSRIFVYLVTIFGIVVSMLALLTRRWFLAWIALCGCAIACVAGMLAWWSRNTPGVGGIEPPSGVGIGLVLGWIAVFVLTFHWSRVVWARSSYQLALEDERRRQAAEQEAYAAALYHKKPHQP, encoded by the coding sequence ATGACCATGTCCGACCCCGACAAGAAGCCCGGCCCCGATAAGAAGTCCGACACCGAGAAGAAGTCCGACACCGAGAAGTCGACGTTCGCGGAGTACGAGAGTGACCTGCGCAAGGCCGAACGCCGCGTGGCCGGCGAGATCGATCCGGGAGCACGGGCGGTCGTCGTCGCCGTGGCCGTCGTCCTCGCCATGGTGTCGATGGTGTTGCCGCACACCGGATCGGTCACCGGCCTCGACGTCCTCACCTTCACGCCCGAGGCGGCCGCCGAGCGCGTCACGATCGTGTCGAGGATCTTCGTCTACCTGGTGACGATCTTCGGAATCGTCGTCTCGATGCTCGCGCTGCTGACCCGGCGCTGGTTCCTGGCCTGGATCGCCCTGTGCGGGTGCGCCATCGCGTGCGTCGCCGGGATGCTGGCGTGGTGGTCGCGCAACACCCCGGGCGTCGGCGGCATCGAGCCGCCGTCGGGCGTCGGCATCGGTCTCGTGCTGGGCTGGATCGCGGTCTTCGTGCTCACGTTCCACTGGTCGCGCGTGGTGTGGGCCCGGAGCTCCTACCAGCTCGCGCTCGAGGACGAACGGCGTCGCCAGGCCGCCGAGCAGGAGGCCTACGCCGCCGCGCTCTACCACAAGAAGCCACACCAGCCCTGA
- a CDS encoding DUF349 domain-containing protein, translating to MTNPTESAPATESSAPTGTSPDAEATSASQPTSQSAPPPSPKPGPRPKPGPRPGVASEPVVTHLVTADPHRFGRIDESGVVWLKTDDGEREIGSWQAGTVEEGLAHFGRRFDDLATEVEILEERLTARSGDPRKAQGAAKHLLDELPNAHVIGDVAALQRRLEAIVGSADEVAETIRAEREKTRADAVARKEVLATEAEQIGADATNWKSAGDRLREILDEWKSIKGVDRKTDDALWKRYAKARDAFNRRRGAHFAELDRERAGAKERKEALIARAEELSGSTDWGPTSAKFRELLAEWKASGRAPRDTDEALWQRFKAAQDVFFGARNAASSERDAEFSANATAKIALLDAAEKAIDPAADLDAARREFRSFRDQWDELGKVPRDQMHSLEARARALEKRIRDAEDAQWQRTDPEALARAAQFADRAAQLEDQARKAAERGKDRDAAKLRDQAAQWREWADAAENAVTDR from the coding sequence ATGACCAACCCGACCGAATCGGCACCCGCGACCGAATCGTCAGCCCCGACCGGAACGTCACCCGATGCGGAGGCAACGTCGGCAAGCCAGCCGACAAGCCAGAGCGCACCGCCGCCCTCACCGAAACCCGGTCCGCGCCCCAAACCCGGTCCGCGACCGGGCGTCGCGTCGGAGCCGGTCGTCACGCACCTCGTCACCGCCGATCCGCACCGCTTCGGCCGGATCGACGAATCGGGTGTCGTGTGGCTGAAGACCGACGACGGGGAACGTGAGATCGGTTCGTGGCAGGCCGGCACGGTCGAAGAGGGACTCGCGCACTTCGGACGCCGGTTCGACGATCTCGCCACCGAGGTCGAAATCCTCGAGGAACGGCTCACCGCACGGTCGGGCGACCCGCGCAAGGCGCAGGGCGCCGCCAAGCACCTGCTCGACGAGCTGCCCAATGCGCACGTCATCGGTGACGTCGCCGCGCTGCAGCGCCGGCTCGAGGCCATCGTCGGCAGCGCCGACGAGGTGGCCGAGACGATCCGCGCCGAACGCGAGAAGACCCGGGCCGATGCCGTCGCCCGCAAGGAAGTCCTCGCCACCGAGGCCGAACAGATCGGCGCCGACGCGACCAACTGGAAGAGTGCCGGCGACCGACTGCGCGAGATCCTCGACGAGTGGAAGTCGATCAAGGGCGTCGACCGCAAGACCGACGACGCGCTGTGGAAGCGCTATGCGAAGGCGCGCGACGCCTTCAACCGCCGGCGCGGTGCGCATTTCGCCGAACTCGATCGGGAGCGCGCCGGTGCGAAGGAACGCAAGGAGGCGCTGATCGCGCGAGCCGAGGAGCTGTCCGGCTCGACCGACTGGGGTCCGACCTCGGCGAAGTTCCGGGAACTGCTCGCCGAGTGGAAGGCCTCCGGCCGCGCACCGCGCGACACCGACGAGGCGCTGTGGCAGCGGTTCAAGGCCGCCCAGGACGTGTTCTTCGGAGCTCGCAACGCGGCGTCGTCGGAACGCGACGCGGAGTTCAGCGCGAATGCGACCGCCAAGATCGCGCTGCTCGACGCCGCCGAGAAGGCCATCGACCCGGCTGCCGACCTCGACGCCGCCCGGCGCGAGTTCCGGTCGTTCCGCGACCAGTGGGACGAACTCGGCAAGGTCCCGCGTGACCAGATGCACAGCCTCGAGGCCCGTGCGCGGGCGCTGGAGAAGCGCATCCGCGACGCCGAGGACGCGCAGTGGCAGCGCACCGATCCCGAGGCGCTGGCGCGTGCGGCGCAGTTCGCCGACCGCGCCGCTCAGCTCGAGGACCAGGCACGCAAGGCTGCCGAACGCGGCAAGGACCGAGACGCCGCGAAGCTACGCGACCAGGCGGCGCAGTGGCGCGAGTGGGCCGACGCCGCGGAGAACGCCGTCACCGACCGCTGA
- the miaA gene encoding tRNA (adenosine(37)-N6)-dimethylallyltransferase MiaA, whose product MTTPPVPIAVVGPTAGGKSDLALDLAERLGGEIVNIDAMQQYRGMDVGTAKLPPGERRGIPHHQLDVLDVTEVATVARYQEAARADVDRLRAAGRVPVIVGGSMMYVQGLLDDWQFPATDPEVRRRYEDMLDERGVGAMHRLLASVDPAAAATILDTDARRIVRALEVVELTGAPFAASQPVIGEPRWGTIILALDRDTEELDDRIRRRTRAMFEQGLVDEVEELCSRGLRQGRTASQAIGYKQVLAALDGEYDLAQAEELTFIGTRRYVRRQRSWFRRDHRAVWLDAAAPDLLDRALRVVDPDAP is encoded by the coding sequence GTGACTACGCCGCCCGTGCCCATCGCAGTCGTCGGCCCCACGGCCGGTGGCAAGTCCGACCTCGCCCTCGACCTGGCCGAACGGCTCGGCGGGGAGATCGTCAACATCGACGCCATGCAGCAGTACCGCGGAATGGACGTCGGGACCGCCAAGCTCCCGCCCGGCGAGCGCCGCGGCATCCCGCACCATCAGCTCGACGTACTCGACGTGACCGAGGTGGCGACCGTCGCGCGCTATCAGGAGGCCGCACGCGCCGACGTCGACCGGTTGCGCGCCGCGGGGCGGGTTCCGGTGATCGTCGGCGGATCGATGATGTACGTCCAGGGACTCCTCGACGACTGGCAGTTCCCGGCGACCGACCCCGAGGTCCGCCGACGCTACGAGGACATGCTCGACGAGCGGGGAGTGGGCGCGATGCACCGGTTGCTCGCCTCGGTCGACCCGGCCGCGGCGGCGACCATCCTCGACACCGACGCTCGCCGTATCGTGCGGGCGCTCGAGGTGGTCGAGTTGACCGGTGCGCCCTTCGCCGCGTCACAGCCCGTGATCGGCGAGCCGCGCTGGGGCACGATCATCCTCGCCCTCGACCGGGACACCGAGGAACTCGACGACCGGATCCGGCGGCGCACTCGGGCGATGTTCGAGCAGGGCCTCGTCGACGAGGTGGAGGAGCTCTGTTCCCGCGGTCTGCGGCAGGGACGCACCGCGTCCCAGGCCATCGGCTACAAGCAGGTGCTCGCGGCCCTCGACGGCGAGTACGACCTCGCGCAGGCCGAGGAACTGACGTTCATCGGCACCCGGCGGTATGTCCGTCGGCAGCGGTCGTGGTTCCGGCGCGATCATCGGGCCGTGTGGCTCGACGCCGCCGCACCCGACCTCCTCGACCGAGCGCTGCGTGTCGTCGACCCCGACGCCCCGTAG